In one window of Bizionia sp. M204 DNA:
- the tpiA gene encoding triose-phosphate isomerase: MRKQIVAGNWKMNNDLSQTELLITNLKRQVKTSEAEMMIAPSFTNLWSAFESLREYDVEVIAQNMHFAESGAYTGEVSAGMLKSVGIQTVILGHSERRAYFNETDDLLAEKVDAALKNDMRVIFCFGEELADRKSNNHETVVENQIKNGLFHLDADAFKTIVLAYEPVWAIGTGETASPEQAQDMHAFIRKTLTNKYGQSVADSVSILYGGSVKPNNAQEIFSKPDVDGGLIGGAALNADDFMTIVNAF; the protein is encoded by the coding sequence ATGAGAAAACAAATAGTTGCCGGAAATTGGAAAATGAATAATGATTTGTCGCAAACCGAATTGTTAATTACCAATTTAAAAAGACAGGTAAAAACCTCTGAAGCAGAAATGATGATAGCACCTTCATTTACCAATTTATGGTCTGCTTTTGAATCGCTTCGGGAATATGATGTTGAAGTTATTGCGCAAAACATGCACTTTGCAGAAAGTGGTGCCTATACAGGAGAGGTAAGTGCGGGTATGTTGAAAAGTGTTGGTATACAAACGGTAATTTTAGGCCATAGTGAGCGTCGTGCGTATTTTAATGAAACCGATGATTTATTAGCTGAAAAAGTTGATGCTGCTTTAAAAAATGATATGCGTGTAATTTTTTGTTTCGGGGAAGAATTAGCAGATAGAAAGTCTAATAATCATGAAACGGTTGTTGAAAACCAAATCAAGAATGGGCTGTTTCATTTGGATGCAGATGCTTTTAAAACTATTGTTTTAGCTTACGAACCCGTTTGGGCAATAGGAACTGGCGAAACCGCTAGTCCGGAACAAGCACAGGATATGCATGCATTTATCAGAAAAACTTTAACCAATAAATATGGACAAAGCGTAGCGGATTCAGTTTCCATATTATATGGTGGAAGCGTGAAACCTAATAATGCGCAGGAAATATTTTCCAAACCAGATGTAGATGGTGGCCTCATTGGTGGAGCAGCATTGAATGCCGACGATTTTATGACTATTGTTAATGCATTTTAA
- the prmA gene encoding 50S ribosomal protein L11 methyltransferase, with protein sequence MSNTIYIGYDFTVTPLQPAVEILIAELGYAGFESFVETETGVTAYIQKDEWRSDILEDIQILDSDEFEITFEFNEIEQVNWNAEWERNFNPIIVDDVCAVRAPFHEKFDTKYDIIIEPKMSFGTGHHETTHMMIQHILKNDFTDKTVLDMGCGTGVLAILAEMKGAKKLEAIDIDNWCYLNSVENVERNNCHKISVYEGDVSLLKNKAYDIIIANINRNILLQDIPEYATCLNAKGLLFLSGFYFDDIPVLEELCNKMNLKRVDTLQRNDWVALKFEKE encoded by the coding sequence ATGTCAAATACAATTTATATAGGTTACGATTTTACCGTAACCCCATTGCAGCCAGCTGTTGAAATTTTAATAGCCGAACTAGGCTATGCCGGTTTTGAGAGTTTTGTGGAAACAGAAACAGGCGTTACGGCTTACATTCAGAAAGACGAATGGCGAAGCGATATTTTAGAAGATATTCAAATTTTAGATTCCGATGAATTTGAAATAACATTCGAATTCAACGAAATAGAACAAGTAAATTGGAATGCCGAATGGGAGCGAAATTTCAATCCAATTATTGTGGATGATGTCTGTGCAGTTCGTGCCCCTTTCCATGAAAAGTTCGATACGAAATACGATATTATTATCGAACCCAAAATGAGTTTTGGAACAGGACATCATGAAACCACCCACATGATGATTCAGCATATTCTTAAAAATGATTTTACGGATAAAACCGTTTTAGATATGGGCTGTGGAACTGGTGTTTTGGCTATTTTAGCCGAAATGAAAGGGGCCAAAAAACTGGAAGCTATAGATATTGACAACTGGTGTTATTTAAATAGTGTGGAAAATGTGGAGCGTAACAACTGCCATAAAATTTCCGTATATGAAGGCGATGTTAGCTTGCTTAAAAATAAAGCTTACGATATAATTATTGCGAATATCAATAGAAACATATTGCTTCAGGACATTCCAGAATATGCTACTTGCCTAAATGCGAAAGGTTTGTTATTTTTAAGTGGATTTTATTTTGATGATATTCCGGTCCTTGAAGAACTTTGTAATAAAATGAACCTTAAACGCGTTGATACATTACAACGTAACGATTGGGTTGCTTTAAAATTCGAAAAAGAATAA
- a CDS encoding ATP-dependent Clp protease adaptor ClpS encodes MSTKEQTLEDVLLKEEVLKENEIILYNDDVNTFDHVINTLIYACDHTAEQAEQCSILVHYKGQCTVKTGSYKELEPRCSMLLEAGLSAELI; translated from the coding sequence ATGAGTACCAAAGAACAAACATTAGAAGATGTTCTCCTTAAAGAAGAGGTTTTAAAGGAAAACGAAATTATTCTTTATAATGATGATGTTAATACCTTTGATCACGTTATAAATACTTTAATTTACGCCTGTGATCATACAGCCGAACAAGCCGAACAATGTTCTATTTTAGTGCATTATAAAGGACAGTGCACGGTAAAAACAGGTTCTTATAAAGAGCTAGAACCACGATGCTCAATGCTTTTAGAAGCAGGTTTGAGTGCGGAGTTAATTTAA